The Aspergillus fumigatus Af293 chromosome 7, whole genome shotgun sequence genome includes the window GCTAGAGATGCCTCCTTGGATAAGCGCAgcatctgctgcagcttcccCGACCCCTGGGGAGGACTCTGCTGTGAGGATCACTGCAGCTACATTGGAAAGCCTGGTGGACAGTGCTCCGACAAGGGTGTTTGCACCTGCAACTAGGCAGTTACAGGGAGTGTGTATTCGTTGAAGGGGTAGAATGCTGGTTCCATCAAGGCTTGGTTCAATCGGTTTGAGATTTCTGGCTTTCACGCTCGCTAGATTCAATCATATGGACTTGTAATTACCTCATTGGGAGACACTGTAAAAGTCAGGACCGGGGCCGTCCTAGCATTTAACTCTCGACTAGCAGTCAATAGTCACATAGCTGTACGCGTAGAATGTGGGGACCTGTGTTATTCCTCCAGTCCACTGAGCTAGTACTATGTATGATTATAATCGTCGTAACTTGCAACTGGTCAATCACTATTCAATCAACCAGGAGGCAGATTCTGAGCTCATCCTCCCTGGCGCCCATTGAGACAATCTTCGACAATCCATCACAGTTATCTCCTGCTGCAGAATCGTCTTTCTCATATCTTATGGATTGTCGTACGCGTATAGGGCAAGGATATTGCTCCTGCCTTGACTCCTGGAATCCGGGAGAAATTCTTCCATTGACTAATGCCTGTCAAAGACTAAACCACTCCATGTCTTCCTCTCGAACCTCCTCCCTCGCCAGATCAACTCGCGTCTCCCGAAACTTCCTCGCGGGGACCTTGCTCTTGAACAGGAGATCCACCTCGGCAAACGTCCGGTTCTTCGTCTCAGGGACCCGGAAGTACGCCCAAAGAAGACTGAGCCCCATGATCCCCCCAAAGAAAAACCCACACTTGGCCCCCCAGTTCCATGCCGCCTGCTGCATCATACGCGGCGCCAGCTGCCCGTACACCAGGACGCCGGCGTTATAGAGCGCTCGGGCGAGCCCGACGCTCTTCGTCCGCAGAGCGTTTGACGGGATTTCGGTGACAATGGTGTAGATGATCGGACCGATCGTTATGAAAAACACAAAGTACTCGATCAGCAGGATTGTGCCAATCCCGTACCCGATCTTGGGATGGGTCTTGCGGCTGACGATCCCCAGGAAGCCGATCAGGATAGTCGTCGCCGTCATGAAGCAGGTTCCGGACAGGAGGAGGGTGCGGCGACCCACCCGCGGGACCAGACACCACGCGACAAACACCCCCACGATGGCGAGTGCATACTCGCCAATACCAAAGTCgaaggacgacgagggaTCGAGGCCGGACTGCTCGAGAAAATAGACTATGTACGCCACCAGCGGGGCGCACAGTTCCTGGATGAGGTAGGTGAAGACGGTGATCTCCGTGCGGCGGCGGTCGACGCCCCGGAACAAATCCCAGTACGAGCTGGACGCGTTCATCGCGTCCTCGATCTTCACCGTGtgcagcatcatggccagCGTGTCGGCtatctcttcttcgctggcgGCGTTGGTACGCAGCCGGCGGAGGGACTGGGCAGCGTCCTCGGTGCGGCCCTTGCGGATCAGCCACCATGGCGATTCCGGGGCGAGGTAAATGCCGATGGCCAGCGGGATGGGTAGAGCCCACTGCAGCGCAAAGGGGGTGCGGTAGGCCCATTCGCCCGACATGCTCAGGAACCCACGGAGGACACAGGTCCCCGTGAGGTACCCGATACTCCAGGCCAGCGAGACCAGCATAGTCAGGTAGGGCCGCAGCACGTTGGGGCATACCTCGGCGGCATAGGTGGTGGTGATCGTCTGGAAGACACCCCAGGGGAGGCCCATCAGGACCTCCGCGCCGATGTACATGTAGATATCGGTTGCAAAGAATTGCAAGAAAATACAACACCCcatgaggaagagagagccCATCATCAGCCAGCGGTAGCCGAACCAATCGCACAGCAGACCGTTAAGCAGGAGACCGACAATCTCTCCCGCATTTACTCCATTGCTGACGGCCGCTTGGAGGTTTGCTGGAATCTGGTAGGACCCGTTGGTGGTGAGAACACCATACCTCCTCTGGAAGGCCGGGAAAGCCATGAACCCGCTGACGAAGGAATGGTCGAAGCCTTCCATGATGAGTGCTGACGAGAACCAGATGGACCAGAAAACGGCCTTGGGGTACTTGCGCAGACCCTCCCTCAGGCCCATGGCGTGCTCATCGTCCGTGGCCTTTTGCGCGCCTTTGGCAATGTCTTCGGCCACGACGTAGTGTTCCTCGTCTTTTTCCCGGATCACCGTCACGGTGGTAGGGTCTGTCACGTCTTCCTGGTGAGCGGCCATTTTGTCCGCGAAGAGATAAATGTCGCATGACCTTTTCtccaagaagccaaggaCGGCCAATCTTTATAAGCCTCGCCAAGTAGAAGCTTGTGGTTCTTCTCTGCGCCCATTCCGTGTGGATGTCCGTCCTTCTCTATGGTGGAAAATCCGGGGAAGTGGAGTCATGCATGATGATGGAGCGATGGACTTTGCGGGGAAACATCCTTCGGCACAGTAAAAGCCCGAAAAGGATAAGCCATCAGAGCTAAAAACGCATCATCTTATCTGAACGAGAGGGGGCCGCGGAGATTCGTTCCCTTCCCGGGAGGAAATAGGCCGATCAGACAACTACAAGGGAGTAGTGCACCTCTTTTGTCTCGCCCAGATGACCATCTTATATTGATAGAGTCAGAGTGACAATCATCCACCGACGGGAATCAACAATGACGGGCAATCTGCAGTGGCTAACTAACTATGGCCATGATTCGCTGGCGGCCGGAGTCTCCTTTGGTATGCCTTGGCCAAAAGGCCTGTATCAGCCGGGCCAGTCATTTGTCATAGAAGAGAATGGTCGGGAATATGCTATAGATTCGAGAGAAATAGCCTACTGGGCAGACGGCTCGCTCAAATGGACGGCGCATTCGGTCAGTGGACACGTTGGGTACAGCGAGGGGTACACTGTCAAAGGCACCTCCGAATCCAAGGACACCGATGCTGGTGTCTTCATCGAGGAAGGTGATAGTCTCACAGTCACTACGCGCCGTGGACTGCAGGTCACATTTGCACGCGAGGGGACTTCGTCCTTGTTCGGAAGCCTTTCGCTGCGTGGCCACGCGTTGTGTTCTGGCGCCACACTTGTCGCGTCCATCAATGACACGGAGTATTCGGCCATTGTCAAGAAAGTTGAGGTCGAGAATGCCACGAACTCAAGAGCAGTCATCAAGATCTCCGGGACAATGGCTGCCTCTGACTCCGAGCACCTCCCGTTCGATGTGCGCGTCTGTATATACTCCGATGCGATACCCATCAAGATCCTGCACTCTTTCGTCCACGATCTAGACGCAGATGAACCTCTAGCCTCGCTGGGTATCCGTTTCTCTGTCCCTCTGGAGAATACGGAGCTCTATAACCGGCACATACAGTTTGCAGGCTCCAATGGAGGCATCCTCAAGGAAGAGGTCCAGGGACTGTCTGGGTTACGACACGGTCCGACAGTCAAGAACAGGATTGATCAATCAGCAGGACGGGCTGTCACTCTCAAGCAAGAAGAGTGGTCCAGGACTGATCTCCGCCAAGGTCTCTCGTACATTCCTTCGTTCGATTCTTACACCCTCTCGCAGCTATCCTCGGACGGCTTCACCATCAAGAAACGAACAAAACAGGGCTGCTCCTGGGTCAAGGTAACCGGCGGTGGTCGCGCAGATGGAACCGTGTATCTAGGCTCAGCCAGACACGGCGGCATAGCAGTTGGCATGTCCGACTTCTGGGAACGGTACCCGACTCAGCTTGACCTGACCGGGCTCACTCAGCGCGAGGGTGCGATCACCGTGTGGCTTTACTCTCCCCTTGCAGAACCGCTCGATACTGCCCCTTACCATGATGGACTTGGGCTGGACTCGTACGAGAAACAGCTGCACGCACTCGACGTCACATACGAGGACTACGAGCCGGGCTTTGCCACTGCCAACGGCATCGGAAGGACGAACCAATTCTTCCTCAAACCGTACACATCTACCCCTTCCAACCAGGAACTCAGCTCTTTCTCGGCCCTCGTTAGGAATCCTCCCCGTCTGATCCCAGCAGCCGAGTACATGTACTCCACCGGCGTCTTCCACGGCTGCTGGTCACCCGCCCACCAACAGCCCGCATCGCAGGAAGCCACCATCGAGCACAACCTCGACCTTTTATTCAGCCACTACCAGAAACAGATAGAGCAACACCGCTGGTACGGCTTCTGGGACCACGGCGACGTGCAGCACACCTACGACCCCTACCGGCACGCCTGGCGCTACGACGTGGGCGGCTTCGCCTGGGACAACTCGGAGCTCTCGACCGATCTCTGGCTGTGGCTGTACTTCCTGCATACCAGGCGCGCGGACGTCTTcaagatggccgaggcaATAACCCGACACACCAGCGAGGTAGACACCTACCACACCGGCCGGTTCAAGGGTTTCGGCACGCGGCACGGCGTCCAGCATTTCAGCGATAGCTCGAAGCAGCTGCGTATATCCAACGTGCTCTATAAACGGATATACTATTACCTCACTGGCGACGAGCGCATCGGCGATTTGATCTCCGAGCAGCAGGATTGCCAATTCGCTCTGCTGACTCTCGACTCGCACCGAAAGGTGCAAGCGCACGCCGATATCCCCGACGGCTTCGCCATGACGAACATCGGTCTTGACTGCGGCGCACTCGCGGCAGCATGGTTGACGGCCTGGGAACGACGGACTGAGGGCTGGGAGCACTGCCGCGATCACTTGATCAAGTTGCTAGACGGCATCGCGCGCCTCAAACACGGCATCGGCAACAATGCTATCCTGCTGAACCCCACCACGGGGGAGATCCGCGAATGCCCCCCGCCAACGCCCGAGTACGCCATCTCCCACCTCTCTATGCTCTTCGGGTTCCCGGAGATATTTGCAGAGCTTCTTGACTACGCGCGCGACGTGGACCCGGCCACTGTAGATAGGTTCATGGCGGTATGGCTTTCCTATTGCAAAGCGTATAATGGCGGCGCGGAAGTCCAGCGCAGGGAATTCGGGTTCGCGTTCCCGGATCATGCGACCTGGCGACAGAGCCATTCGACGCTTACGGCGTTTGCGGCTGTCCAGCTGAAGAGTGCGGAGTTGGCTCGCGCGGCTTGGGACCAGTTCTTGCATACGGATGGGTATACGGAGGAGCATGACTGGAGGGTTGTTGAGACGGCGCCGCCAGAGTACTTTACGCATGGGGAGGAGGCTGCGTGGATTACGACGAATGAGGCTGCGAGGTACGGTGTGTCTGCTATGTTCAATCTGGCGAATATCAGGGAGTATCTAAGATAGACTCGGTCTCTTGATGGCCATCCAACCTTACACCCTTCCTCCCCATAGTACCCCCCACAACACCCATACACAAACCCCTCAGGATGATCCTCCCGATTCTCCTCCGTATCAatctcctcgtcttcccaGAGATCGATACCGTTCCAGTACTCCTTATCATATACAGCCTCCTCTATAGTCCATTAGCATCGCATCCCAGTCCAATATAGCACACATACCAGGATGGAAACAACAACTACCCCGCGAATTCTCCGTAACATCGTACTCAACCTCGCAGTTCACACACACTGCATAACGCGCCCGGATCCTGGCCCTCGCCCTAGCCctcttctttggctgggGGGCTGCGGCCCTGGACTCGTCTGTCGCTGTGTCTACGTTTGCGGTTGCGTTTGCGTTTGCGATTACTTCGGAATCAGACACCGGGTCATCAGGTCCCGGGACCTGCTCTTCGCTCACGAGCAGGAAATCAGCGACGATTGGGAGAGCAGCCGGGAGAAGTCGGCATACGTCGCGGATGATATGCTGTAGGCGCGACGGGGGCGCGTCGCCGAGAGCCTCGTTGAATTGTGTGAGGGATTCATCAGAGTTTGTGATGTTGAGGGTGgcgattttttttttttttcctaGGCTTCTGGATATGAACAGTTTCTTGACTGGAGGTGGTTGGGTTCTCGTACTACTATCGAACTGGTCATGTTGACTAGACGCGTACATAGCCTGAATGTTGTGGCATGTGAGAGGCGTCTGGTCTTGGCGCTGTGTACTTTGCACGGAGGATTCCGTACTGATCTACGGATTGCGTTGTACTGGTGATTGTGATCGAGGGGTGTATGATGTGGTAGCGTGCACTGAGATATTTGCCATCGCGCTTGGACGCGAGGACGGAGTATCATTGGTAGCTATTATACTAGCTGGGCCCATTCCAGCAATGAGGGCAGCAAAGTTCTATATGTCTTCCATACATTGATCCACGTTACTCTTTAGTTCTGCCAAACGCCCCGAAACAAACATGAAATAGCCAACCCAACAACTAGACTGACGCCTTTTACCGGCATCAGCCCGCCAGCCCCATCTCAATCTAGTGGAGGGGGATCTTCAACTCGCGGTGGCTCAGGTCGTGGCGATCCTTGAACACCTCGGTGATCTCCTCGAGGCAGCCGGCAGACGCAGcgaagaagccaaggaagGTCTTGCTGGGCGCAAGCACTCGGCTGAGATACTCGGGGTGGAATTGCACGCCGACGAACCACTTGTGGTCCTTGAGTTCGATAATCTCCATACGCTTGCCGCTGTCATCCTTACCGACAAAGCTCAACCCAGCCTGTTCGAGCTGGTCGACGAGTTCGGGGTTAACCTCGTAACGGTGACGGTGTCGCTCCCAGATCTCCTGCTTGTCTCCGTACAGCTTCCGCAGGCGGGACCATTCGGTGCCGGGCTGGAAGTGAGTGGCCCGCTTGCCGAGTCGCATGGTGCCTCCCATCTTGGTCTTGTCAATCTCAGGCATGTAGACGATCGCAGAATGCTCGCAATTCTCGTGGAACTCCTCACTACCAGCTCCAGTCAACCCGCACACGTTGCGAGCGTACTCAATAACGGCCACCTGCATACCCAGGCACACACCCAGGTAAGGAACATTGTTCGTACGAGCCCATTGGGCACTCTTGATCATGCCCTCGGTACCACGCTCGCCAAAACCACCCTGAACAAAATATTAGAGTCAATTCACAAAGCGTATGCGGAGAAAAACCTACAGGAACCAGAATTCCGTTGGCGGTTGAAACCGAGTGCCACGCCTTGTAGTACTCGGCTGGGTTGGTCTCCTTGTGCTCGTCCTCCAGGTGAGAGGACTCGACCCAAATGaggtcaagcttcttcttgcaaTGCATGGCAGAGTGCTCGAGCGCCTTGCTCACGCTCATATATGAATCATGCAAAGTGGTGTACTTGCCGACAAGGGCGATAGAGACAGTCTCAAAGACACGGTCCTGGCTAATAGCAAGACCCTGCCATTCCTGCCAGATCACCTTACCCTGCTCGATGAGCTTGGGATCCTTCGGAACCGAGTCAATGTGCAACAGTTCCTTGATAGTGTTGAGGAAGCCCTGCTTCTCCAGGAGAATCGGCACCTGGTAAGTGGTCGACACGTTGTGAACTCCGACGACCTGATCCCGCTCCACCTGGCACGCATTGGCGATTTTCTGGATGGTGCTCTCTTCAAGAGGGGTTTCGCAGCGACAGGCGATCAGATCCGGCCTGAGACCAGCACTGCGAACATCGCTAATGGCTCTCTGGGTAGGCTTGGTCTTTTGCTCCGAGCCGATCAGAGGGACGTAGCTGACGTGGATCTCCAAGAAGTTGTTCTTGCCGGCCCGCCGTTGGAGCTGACTCATCGCCTCCACAAAAGGTGCGCTTTCAATGTCTCCAACAGTACCGCCCAACTCGATGATGCAAACGTCGGGTTCCCGCCCTGACTCATCCACAGGAACCTTGGCAACCCGTTCCACCCAGTTTTGGATCTCGTTGGTAAGGTGTGGCACGATCTGAACTGTCTTTCCCAGGTAATCACCGCGACGCTCCTTCTCAATGACGTGTTGGTAGATCTTCCCAgtggtgatgttgttgtCCCGCCCGAGAGTGACTCCGAGGTAGCGCTCGTAGTTTCCGAGGTCGAGGTCGGCCTCACCGCCGTCATCGAGAACGAAGCATTCTCCGTGTCTTTGATCCGTCAACGTCAATTCCAGAAATCAGGTGAGCATACTAGGTGAGACCAACTCTAGAGGGTTCATAAGACCGGCATCCGGATTGAGGTATGGATCAATCTTGATACTCGAGACGGCCAGACCGGCAGTCTTGAGCAGCAACCCGCAACTGCTTGCGATGATGCCTTTGCCGACGCCAGAAATGACACCTGCCAAGAATCAGCGAAAGCGTAATGGGAGAAAGACACGGAAAGATCATTACCTCCAGAGACCAGAACGTACTTCATCTTGGCTAATTGAGATCAGACTGTATTATTCAAAGGTAGCCCTCCTGGTGAAAACCAGGGAAGggggggaagagaaaaagagagaaagaaaggtTGTGGCGGGTCCGCTCCAGTctatgaaagaaaaaaaaaaaaaagtggaTAAGATCACGTGCTTCAATCTCAGCAGCTTATCTTATCATCAATCTGGGGAACTCACCAGGCATCCATCGACGATCTTGCAGGCAACAGGAGGCATTATGACTCAAGATAGCATCCTCAATTTCCGAGAATATGGTGGCCTTCCCTGTTTCAGCCTGTTGGAGCAAAATGACACAAATCAGCTTCTGATTGATATCTCACGTGACCAAGCCCTTTCTAGATAACAAAGGATAACAAAGTTGGCAAAATCTCATGCTTGACAGGGAATACAGCTGCTTGCTAGGAATGATACGACCTTCTTTCCAGTCTATCTGCTTTTGGTACATGTGCAATGTAATCTGGTTCCTGTATGAACAACAGAGAAGAAAAATTATGCGGAATCTTCGCCCGGCCAAACCAAACCCACTGAATCAAGAAAGACGGTTGTGAAAATACAGGAACATAATATATTTTCAAGTCAACGcaagagacaaaagaaagccaagTGATCGCTATGAAAACATGACACTGCAAATCATTGCTTCGACGGCTGGAGGAATTTGGGCCATTTATCGGCCTGAGGGATATAGACGCGACCAATGTTCTCGTCGAGGTCCAGGAGCAGCTTCAGAGCGTTCCTTGACCTCAGATAGGGAAGAGGTGCTTTGGCGCTCTGTAAACCAACGCCGGGCTCAACTTGTCCCGTGGGAGAGACCTCAGGGTGCGAGCCGGGCATAGGAAGCCATTTCTGCAGCAGTTCATAGGCAGCCAGGGTGAACCCGAACTGCGGTGACGAACGAATGATACGAGCAGGCCCACCCTTGAAGAAGGCCCTGAAACCCTCGTCCCTCCAGATCGTGGCTGCACAATGGCGCAAGCCATTATAACGAACATCTCCTTTGCGAGCTTCAACCTGCAGACGGGTCTTGATCA containing:
- a CDS encoding putative MFS alpha-glucoside transporter, translating into MAAHQEDVTDPTTVTVIREKDEEHYVVAEDIAKGAQKATDDEHAMGLREGLRKYPKAVFWSIWFSSALIMEGFDHSFVSGFMAFPAFQRRYGVLTTNGSYQIPANLQAAVSNGVNAGEIVGLLLNGLLCDWFGYRWLMMGSLFLMGCCIFLQFFATDIYMYIGAEVLMGLPWGVFQTITTTYAAEVCPNVLRPYLTMLVSLAWSIGYLTGTCVLRGFLSMSGEWAYRTPFALQWALPIPLAIGIYLAPESPWWLIRKGRTEDAAQSLRRLRTNAASEEEIADTLAMMLHTVKIEDAMNASSSYWDLFRGVDRRRTEITVFTYLIQELCAPLVAYIVYFLEQSGLDPSSSFDFGIGEYALAIVGVFVAWCLVPRVGRRTLLLSGTCFMTATTILIGFLGIVSRKTHPKIGYGIGTILLIEYFVFFITIGPIIYTIVTEIPSNALRTKSVGLARALYNAGVLVYGQLAPRMMQQAAWNWGAKCGFFFGGIMGLSLLWAYFRVPETKNRTFAEVDLLFKSKVPARKFRETRVDLAREEVREEDMEWFSL
- a CDS encoding polysaccharide lyase family 26 protein, with the protein product MTGNLQWLTNYGHDSLAAGVSFGMPWPKGLYQPGQSFVIEENGREYAIDSREIAYWADGSLKWTAHSVSGHVGYSEGYTVKGTSESKDTDAGVFIEEGDSLTVTTRRGLQVTFAREGTSSLFGSLSLRGHALCSGATLVASINDTEYSAIVKKVEVENATNSRAVIKISGTMAASDSEHLPFDVRVCIYSDAIPIKILHSFVHDLDADEPLASLGIRFSVPLENTELYNRHIQFAGSNGGILKEEVQGLSGLRHGPTVKNRIDQSAGRAVTLKQEEWSRTDLRQGLSYIPSFDSYTLSQLSSDGFTIKKRTKQGCSWVKVTGGGRADGTVYLGSARHGGIAVGMSDFWERYPTQLDLTGLTQREGAITVWLYSPLAEPLDTAPYHDGLGLDSYEKQLHALDVTYEDYEPGFATANGIGRTNQFFLKPYTSTPSNQELSSFSALVRNPPRLIPAAEYMYSTGVFHGCWSPAHQQPASQEATIEHNLDLLFSHYQKQIEQHRWYGFWDHGDVQHTYDPYRHAWRYDVGGFAWDNSELSTDLWLWLYFLHTRRADVFKMAEAITRHTSEVDTYHTGRFKGFGTRHGVQHFSDSSKQLRISNVLYKRIYYYLTGDERIGDLISEQQDCQFALLTLDSHRKVQAHADIPDGFAMTNIGLDCGALAAAWLTAWERRTEGWEHCRDHLIKLLDGIARLKHGIGNNAILLNPTTGEIRECPPPTPEYAISHLSMLFGFPEIFAELLDYARDVDPATVDRFMAVWLSYCKAYNGGAEVQRREFGFAFPDHATWRQSHSTLTAFAAVQLKSAELARAAWDQFLHTDGYTEEHDWRVVETAPPEYFTHGEEAAWITTNEAARYGVSAMFNLANIREYLR
- a CDS encoding putative CTP synthase, yielding MKYVLVSGGVISGVGKGIIASSCGLLLKTAGLAVSSIKIDPYLNPDAGLMNPLEHGECFVLDDGGEADLDLGNYERYLGVTLGRDNNITTGKIYQHVIEKERRGDYLGKTVQIVPHLTNEIQNWVERVAKVPVDESGREPDVCIIELGGTVGDIESAPFVEAMSQLQRRAGKNNFLEIHVSYVPLIGSEQKTKPTQRAISDVRSAGLRPDLIACRCETPLEESTIQKIANACQVERDQVVGVHNVSTTYQVPILLEKQGFLNTIKELLHIDSVPKDPKLIEQGKVIWQEWQGLAISQDRVFETVSIALVGKYTTLHDSYMSVSKALEHSAMHCKKKLDLIWVESSHLEDEHKETNPAEYYKAWHSVSTANGILVPGGFGERGTEGMIKSAQWARTNNVPYLGVCLGMQVAVIEYARNVCGLTGAGSEEFHENCEHSAIVYMPEIDKTKMGGTMRLGKRATHFQPGTEWSRLRKLYGDKQEIWERHRHRYEVNPELVDQLEQAGLSFVGKDDSGKRMEIIELKDHKWFVGVQFHPEYLSRVLAPSKTFLGFFAASAGCLEEITEVFKDRHDLSHRELKIPLH